From the Gammaproteobacteria bacterium genome, the window CCACCAGCGAGAACTCGTCGCTCAGAAAGAACGGTTTGACGGCAAACGCATCGGTAGCCGCGAGCAAGCCCTCGCGCAACAGCTTGCGCGCGCGCAAGTGCGGCTTGCCGGGGGAACGCTCGATGTCGTCCACCAGCGCATACCAGTCGCGCTCGATGCGATACAGCGCCAGGCGGAAGCGCGCGCGCGCCACCGGGTCCACGGGCATCAGCGGCGGGTGCGGGAAGCGCTCGTCCAGATATTCCATGATGATGCGCGGCTCGTAGAGCGCCAGTTCACGGTCCACGAGCGTGGGCACGCTGTTGTAGGGATTGAGTTCCAGCAGATCCTCGGGCAGCTTGCTGCCCTCGATGTTGACGATGTCCATGGCAATGCCTTTTTCCGCCAGCACCAGGCGTACGCGGTGGCAATGCGGATCCGTGGCTCGCGAATACAAGGTCATGGCAGTAGGGGTGTGTGCAGGAACCTGCTCGTCCGAATGCGCTTGTGGGCGTGTCATGTCAGGAGTCCGGGTGCTGGCGTATCAATGTACTTTTTTCCAGATCTCGCGCTTGAGCAGATACGCAATGATGAAAAACACCACCAGGAATCCGATGACCCGCAGGCCGAGCGTGAGACTGGTGAGCTTGACGGGATCGCCCATGTAGGCAAGGAAACTGGTGATGTCGCGGGCGGCCTTGTCGAACTCGGCCGGCGTCATTTTGCCGGGCGTGACCTGTTCGAAATGGTCAAACACCTGATAGCTGCTGCCGTCGGGGTTCTTGACCGTGGTGAATACCGCGCGTTGCGTACCCTGCAGCTCCCACAGCACGTCCGGCATGGCGACGTGTGGAAATACCGTGTTGTTGACCCCGGTCGCGCTCTTGGGATCCAGATAGAAGGATTTCAGGTAAGTGTAAATCCAGTCGTCACCGCGGATGCGTGATTCCAGCGACAGGTCCGGCGGCGCCACGCCAAACCACTTGATCGCATCCGCCTGCGGCATGGCGCTGACCATGGTATCGGTGGCCTTGCCGCCGCCGAACATCAGATAGCTTTCGAGTTGCGGGTCGCTGAGGCCCAGATCCTGGCCGACGCGGTTATAGCGCACGTATTGGGCCGAGTGACAACCCATGCAGTAGTTCACGAAGAACTTCGCGCCGCGCTGCAAGGACGCGGTGTTGCTCACGTCCACGTTGGCGGCCTGCAGCTTCACGCCTTCGTCCTGGGCGCGGACCGCCAGCGGCAGCAGCGCCAACAGCAGTGCGCATACGATGATGTTCTTCATTCGGCCGCCACCCCCACGTGAGTCTCGTGCCGCGCTTTGGTCCGCACACGCTCCGGCACCGGCTTGGGCTGCATGAGCCTGGGTATGACTGCCGGCCACAACAGGAAAATCACGCAGTAGCCGAACGGAATCAGCCACGACCACATCTTGAGGTGCGCAATGCTCGGCACCCAGCTCATCCAGTCGAGCAACGAGATGATGATCATTACCACCACGAAGGTGCTGATCAGAAAAACGCGCGAGCGCGGCCGGGAATACACCCACGCCGCCACGAAGAACAGGAAGTACAACTCCGAAAGCCGCTGGCCGATCTCCGCCCAGAACAGCGTGGCGAGTTGCATGCCGATGTAACCGAGCACCAGGAAAGTCACGGCGAACAGCACCAATACCCAGCGGTACAGTGAGCCGCGGTAGCGGATGGACTTCACCGGGTTGCGATCCAGCCACGGGAGGAAGAACAGGATCACGATGGCCACCAGCAGTGCCAGCGCGCCCAGATCCTTGTTGGGGATAGAGCGCAGGATCGCGTAGTAGGGTCCGAAGTACCACAGCGGATGGATGTCGGGCGGGGTCTTGAGTGGATTGGCGGGTTCGAAATTGGACGGTTCCAGGAACAGCCCGTGCATGCCAGGCGCGAAGAAGATGATGGCGGAGAAGATCGCGATGAACACGATCACGCCGCAGATATCCTTCATGGTGTAGTACGGATGGAACGGGATGCCGTCGAGCGGGATGCCGGTCGCCGGGTCCTTGTGCTTCTTGATCTCCACGCCGTCGGGATTGTTGGAGCCCACTTCGTGCAGCGCGATCAGGTGGAACAGCACCAGGCCGAGCAGCACCAGCGGCACCGCCACCACGTGCAGCGCGAAGAAACGGTTGAGGGTAATGCCGGAAACGCCGAAGTCGCCCTTGATCCAGGTTTCGATGGCATTGCCGATGCCGGGAATCGCCCCGAACAGCGAAAGGATCACGTTCGCGCCCCAGTAGGACATCTGCCCCCAGGGCAGCAGGTAGCCCATGAAAGCCTCCGCCATGAGCGCTACGTAGATGAGCACCCCGAAAATCCAGATGAGTTCGCGCGGCTTCTTGAACGAGCCGTACATCACGCCGCGGAACATGTGCAGGTACACCACCACGAAGAACAGCGAGGCGCCCACCGAATGCATGTAGCGCAGCAGCCAGCCCCAGTTGACATCGCGCATGATGTATTCCACCGAGGCAAACGCTCCCGTGGCGGAAGGCTGGTAATTCATCGCCAGGAAGATCCCGGTGAGGATCTGGTTCACGAGGATCAGGAGCGCAATCGAGCCGAAGAAATACCAGAAGTTGAAGTTCTTGGGCGCGTAATACTCGGCGACGTGTTTCTTCCAGGTCGACGACATCGGGAAGCGCGCGTCAATCCACTCGCGCAGGCCGTGCAGCCAGCCCCCGGTGACGTCCAGGTAGTCGCGTTTCAGCTTGGGTTCTTCATTGCTCATCGAATCCCGCTCCCGGAATGTTCAGGACTGCCCGGCGTTCACCACACCAGCGGCTCGGTCCAGGTGGAATGCGAGTCCACCGGATCCTCGCCGATGCGGACCACCTTGTCGTTCAAGTAACGGTGCCGCGGCACCGGCAGATTCAGGGGTGCCGGCACGTTCTTGAACACGCGCCCGGCCAAGTCATAAAGCGAGCCGTGGCAGGGACAGTGGAATCCGCCCGGCCAGGTGGGACCGACGCTCGGATCACCCGGCTGCGGCACATACAGCGGCGAACAGCCCAGATGCGTGCAAATGCCCACCACCACGAACAGGTCGGGCTTGATGGAACGCCAGCCATTCTTGGCATACGCGGGTTGCTGGGGTTCTGCGGAATCGGGGTCGCGCAGCAACGGGTCATTCTTGGGCAACTCGGCCAGCGCCACCTGCCCACGCTGCACCACCCACACCGGCTTGTTGCGCCACACGGCCTTGATGAGCGCGCCCGGTTCGATCTTGCTGTAGTCAATGTCGGTAGGTCCGCCAAGCGCCAAGGCTTTGGCGCTGGGGTTCATGGAGGTGACAAACGGCACCGCGGTGACGCATACCCCGATGGCACCCACCACGACGGTCGCAACGGTGAGGAAATGGCGTTTGCTCTGGTCTATTTCGTCGCTCATTCACCCCGCTCCGTACAACTCAGGCGCCACAGGCCATGGGCGGCCGGCCCGTGAGGCGGAAGATTCGGCTGGAATACTTGAAGAGTGCAGCATTATACACAGCCGCTTTGCGGCCCCGCCAGTCTACACACCCCGGGCTGACCTGACGGCGGCCGCATGCTAGCGTATGCCGATGCGGACTTTGGCGGGTGCCCTTTCCTTTGCGCTGCGCGCGGTGGTCGTTGGCCTGGCGATCGCGTTCGTGGTGGTGTACTTCCACCCGTCGCTGCTCACCGGTCCGGGTCGGCTTGCGCCTTATGGCGACGCCGGGTCATACGCCTCCGCGGTGACGGCCTCGTCTACGTCGGTGGTGAACGTATTCAGCGCACGGCGCACGCGCGCTCCGCAACTCCCCGGTGCACCCTTGGGGCGCAGCGATTTCGACAACCTGCCGCCGCGCGTCCGCACCCAGACCAGTTTGGGTTCCGGCGTGATCGTCAGCCCCGACGGCTACATCCTCACCAATTACCACGTGATCAGCGGCGCCGAGGCCATACAGGTGGGGCTTGCCGACGGGCGCAGCGCGCCAGCACGGGTGGTGGGCGTGGACCCGGACACCGACCTGGCGCTTATCAAGATCGGCCTCCCCGGTTTGCGGCCCATCGACATGGGGCGCTCGGACGATCTGCACGTGGGCGACGTGGTGCTGGCCATCGGCGACCCCTATGGCGTCGGCCAGACCGTGACGCACGGCATCGTGAGCGCTCTCGGCCGCAGCCAGCTCGGCCTGAGCACCTTCGAGAATTTCATCCAGACAGATGCGTCCATCAACCCCGGCAACTCCGGTGGCGCGCTGGTCGACGTGCACGGCCGGCTGGTCGGCATCAATACCGCGCTGTTTTCGCCGAACGGCAGCTCCACCGGCATCGGCTTCGCTATTCCCGTAAACCTGGCGCGCGGCGTCATGCAGCAGCTTATTGCCTACGGACGCGTGCGCCGCGGTTACCTGGGCGTCGAGCCGCAGGACATCACCCCGCAACTGGCCGCGGCCTTCCGGTTGAACAGCACCGACGGGTTCATCATTACCAGCCTGGCGCCGAACGGGCCGGGCAGCCGTGCGGGCCTGGTGCCCGGCGACGTGATTCAAAGCATAGACGGCAAGCCGGTCATCAACAGCCACGATGCACTCGACCGCATCGCCGGGCAGCCGCCCGGCACCTTGGTGACGCTGGGCGGCGTCCATCAGGGCAAAGCGTTTAGCGTCAAGGTGAAAATCGCCGAGCGGCCCGTACAGGCCAGCAGCTGATTTGAGTAAACAATAAGGCGTGAGGCGTTCGAAAGTGTAGCGCTGAAAATTTGCTCGTCAAGATTTTCTCGCTTTTTCTGACCCCTCACTCCCTCACCCCTCACTTCTTGTCAGGCCGGCACGCGGCGGATCTTCGCGCCCAACTGGCCGAGCTTTTCTTCGATGGTTTCGTAGCCGCGGTCTATATGATAGATGCGGTCCACCACGGTCTCCCCCTGCGCCACCAGCCCCGCGAGCACCAGACTCGCGGAGGCGCGCAAATCGGTAGCCATGACCGGTGCGCCCGTCAGATGCTCGACACCCTGGCTGATGGCGGTGTTGCCCTCGAGGCGCACGTCGGCGCCCATGCGCTGCATCTCCAGCACGTGCATGAAGCGGTTTTCGAATACGGTTTCGGTGATGGTGCCGGTACCTTCGGCCACCACGTTGAGCGCGGTGAACTGTGCCTGCATGTCGGTGGGAAACGCGGGATAAGGCGCGGTGCGCACGTCCACCGCGTGCGGACGGCGGCCCTGCATGTCCACCTCGATCCAGTTTCTGCCCTTGCCGACTTTCGCGCCGGTCTCTTCGAGTTTTGCAATCACCGCTTCGAGCAGCTCGGGCCGCGTGTCCTTGACGCGCACATGCCCGCCGGTCAACGCGCCGGCGCACAGATACGTGCCGGTCTCGATGCGGTCCGGCAGCACGTTGTATTGCGTACCGTGCAGCTTCTTGACGCCCTCAACTACCACGGTATCCGTGCCCTCGCCCTTGATTTTCGCACCCATCTGCACCAGACAACGCGCCAGGTCCACGACTTCCGGCTCGCGCGCCGCATTTTCGATTACCGTGGTGCCGTCGGCGAGAGTCGCCGCCATCATGATGTTCTCGGTGCCGGTCACCGATACCATGTCCATGAGGATGCGCGCACCGTGCAGCCGCTCGGCCTGGGCGCGGATGTAGCCGTTCTCCACCTTGATCGTCGCGCCCATGGCTTCGAGGCCGGAGATGTGCAGATTCACCGGGCGCGTGCCGATGGCGCAGCCACCGGGCATGGACACGTCGGCGCGTCCAAATTTGGTGACTAGCGGTCCGAGCACCAGAATCGACGCACGCATGGTCTTCACCAGTTCATAGGGCGCATAGAACTCGCGGATGCTCGCAGGGTCCACCTCGATGCGCATGTGTTCATCGATGGTGACGCCCACGCCCATGCTGCCCAGCAATTCGATGGTGGTGGTGACATCGTGCAGGTGCGGCACGTTGCCGATGGTGACCGGACTGTCGGCCAGCAGCGTGGCGGCGAGAATCGGCAGCGTGGCGTTCTTGGCGCCGGAAATGCGGATCTCCCCCTCGAGGGGACGGCCGCCGTTGATGAAGAGCTTGTCCAAATTCGGCCTTCAGCGTGCTCGCGGCATCACGCCGCGGATTGGCGTTGCCACTCGTCCGGAGTCAGGGTACGCAGACTGAGTGCGTGTATCTCCCCGCCAATGCGTTCGCCCAACGCTCGGTACACCATCTGGTGGCGCGCCAGCGGGCGTTTGCCGGCGAACACTTCCGCGATAATGAGCGCTTCGAAGTGCGTGCCGTCCTCGCTCTGGACGCGCACTTCCGCCGTGGGCAGGCCCTGCATGATGAGATGCTCGACTTCAGCGGGCGACACGTGCTGGCTCCGGGAACCTGGGAACCGGCACATGATACCCGATTGGCTGCGGGCGCCGGCACCGCGGGACCGGAACCCGCGGGCAAAACGTGTATCATGACGGCTCGCGCGTTTTTCCACGGCTGCACCTGCCGATGAACCGCAACGACAACGCCAGCCTGTTGCAGCATGCCATTCAGGTTCTGCAAACCGAAGCCGCGGCCGTGGCGGCACTCGCGTCGCGTGTAGATGAACGCTTTGCCGCGGCCTGCCGCGTGCTGCTCGAGTGCCGCGGCCGGGCCGTGGTCATGGGCATGGGCAAGTCCGGCCATGTGGCCAGCAAGATCGCCGCCACGCTCGCCTCCACCGGCACGCCGGCGTTCTACGTGCATCCCGGCGAAGCCAGTCACGGCGACATGGGCATGATCACCGGCGGGGACGTGGTGCTGGCCGTGTCCAATTCCGGCGAAACCGCCGAACTGCTTACCCTGTTGCCGCTCATCAAGCGCCTCGGCGTCAAGCTGCTCACCCTCACCGGCCACCCGCAGTCCACGCTCGCCAAAGCCGCGGATGTGAACCTGGACGTGAGCGTAGCGCAGGAAGCCTGCCCACTGAACCTCGCACCCACGGCCAGCACCACCGCGGCGTTAGCGATGGGCGACGCACTCGCCGTATCCTTGCTGGAGGCGCGCGGTTTCACCCAGGAGGATTTCGCGCGCTCGCATCCCGGCGGCTCACTCGGCCGGCGCCTGTTGCTGCACGTCGAGGACATCATGCACACCGGCAGCGCGGTGCCGGCGGTGGCGCAGGACGCGCTGTTGAGCGCGGCACTCATGGAAATGACGCACAAGGGCCTGGGCATGACGGTCATCGTGGATGCAAAAAACCACGTGGCCGGAATTTTCACCGACGGCGATCTGCGGCGTGCGCTGGACCGTGAACTCAACGTGCACCGCGCGCGCATTGCCGACGTCATGACGCGCAACTGCACTACGGTGCGTGGCGAGGTGCTCGCCGGAGAAGCCATTCGCATCATGAACGACAAGCGCATCACCGTGCTGCCGGTAGTGGACGCGGACAACGTGCTGGTCGGTGCGCTGCACATGCACGACCTGGTGCGTGCCGGCGTGGTGTGACATGCCCGCGGTGGAAGAACGTGCGGCGCGCGTGCAACTTGCGGTGTTCGACGTGGACGGCGTGTTCACCGACGGGCGGCTGTATTACGGGGCCAGGGGCGAGCAATTAAAGGCTTTTCACGTGCGCGACGGTCACGGCATCAAACTGCTGCTGCGTCACGGTCTACGCGTAGCGGTGATCTCGGGGCGCCGCTCGCCCGCGGTGGCGCTGCGCATGCGGGAACTCGGAATCCGTCACCTGTTTCAGGGCCGCGATGACAAGCTGGCGGTACTGCAGAAACTCCTGCAACAATTCAAACTGGCCTGGAATCAGGTGGCCTGTGTCGGCGACGATCTTGTGGATTTGCCCTTGTTCGAATCCGCGGGTCTGGCGGTCGCGGTGGCCGATGCACAGCCCGAAGTACGCGCGCGCGCTCACCACGTGACCCGCACACGCGGCGGTGAAGGCGCGGTGCGCGAGGTTTGCGACTTGCTGCTCACCGCGCGGAACCGCAAAGCGTGAGCGCGCGCTTCGCCGCGGGATTCCTGCTGCTGGTGCTGGCGGCCGCCGGCACCTGGTGGCTGCTGCGCCAGGTCGCGCCGCCCGGCGTGCCGCCGCCGGCTCCACCCACGCATGTGCCGGATTACACCTTCACCGACGCCACGGTCACGGAACTCGACACCCAGGGCCAGCCACACACTGTGTTGCGCTCGCCGCGCATGCTGCATCATCCCGACGACGACAGCATCGAAGTGTTTGCGCCGCGCATCCGCTATTTCATCAGCGGCAGTCCGCCCTGGGACGTGGCGGCGGACCACGCGCTGCTGCCCTCCGGCAACCAGCGCGTGGAACTTGCGGGTCACGTGCAAATGCAGCATCCGGCCGACAACGGCGGCCCCGCGCTGGTGGTGCAGACGGACAAAATGAACGTGAACCTCAACACCAACATCGCCACCACGGCCGACCCCGTGGAAATCACCCAGGGCGGAAGCCGCATGACCGGCGTAGGACTGGAAGCCTGGCTCGACGACAACCGCCTGTTGCTGCAGAGTCAGGTGCGGGGCGCATATGTACACCAGCCGTAATTGGCGTTGGCTGGTGGCAGCCGGGCTGCTGTGCCTGGCCGTGTCGGCACTGGCGCTGAAAACCGACCGCAACCAGCCCATCAATATCCAGGCGGATCACGGCGATTTCACCAACGATTCCAAGGCCAATACCGGCACGGGCGTGTACACCGGGCATGTGCTCATCACCCAGGGCAGCATCCGCATCACCGCCGACAAGGCCGTGCTGCACATGCGCAATGGGGAAATCCAGACCGCCGACATCACCGGCGCGCCCGCGAGCTTCCGGCAGCAACCGGACAGCGGCGCACTGGTGACCGGCACCGCCGCGGAAATCACCTACAACCAGAACAGCAACGAAGTGGATCTGTCGGGCAATGCCGAGCTGCACCAGGGCGAGCGTCTGCTGACCGCCGACGTGATTCATTACAACACGAGTACCGAGCACGTCATCGCGCTGGGCGGCAAGAGCAGCGAGCGCGTGCACATCACCATCCCGCCCAGGGCGGCCACGCACACGCCGCCCGCATGAGCACGCTGCGCGCCGAGAATCTGCTCAAGCGCTACCGCAGACGCGAGGTGGTGCGCAACGTGTCCCTGGAGGTCAAGCGCGGCGAAGTCGTGGGCCTGCTGGGCCCCAACGGCGCGGGCAAAACCACCTGCTTCTACATGATCGTGGGCCTGGTGCCGGCCGACGGCGGACGCATCTTCCTGGATGACTCCGAACTCACGCCCCTGCCCGTGCACGCGCGCGCGCGTCTGGGGCTGGGCTACCTGCCGCAGGAAGCCTCGGTATTCCGCAAGCTCACGGTGGCCGACAACATCCTCGCGATCCTGGAAACCCGCCCGCGCCTGACGCGTGCGCAACGCCAGGAGCGCCTGCAGCAATTGCTCGAAGAGTTGCACATCGCGCATCTGCGCGATGCACTGAGTTTGTCGCTGTCCGGCGGCGAACGCCGGCGGGTCGAGATCGCGCGCGCGCTGGCCGCGGATCCGGCCTTCATGCTGTTGGACGAGCCGTTCGCGGGCGTGGACCCGCTCTCGGTGCTCGACATCCAGCGCATCGTCGCGCACCTCAAGGAGCGTAACATCGGCGTGCTCATCACCGATCACAACGTGCGCGAAACCCTGGGGATCTGCGCCCGCGCCTATATCATCAGCAGCGGCGAGGTCATTGCCGCCGGCCCGCCGCAGGCCATCCTCGCCAACCAGCAGGTGCGCAGCGTGTACCTGGGCGAGAATTTTAGGCTATAACTATCCCATGGCGTGCGGCCCCTGTCCCGCTTCCCAGGCGAAGCGTCGGGCACGGCTTCCCCGGCCGCCGGGCACGACGCAAGTTGTTGTTTGACAAAGGATCCCAGGGACTTGAAAGCCACACTCGGACTCCGGCAAACCCAACGGCTCAGCATGACGCCGGAGATGCGCCAGGCCTTGGGATTGCTGCAGATGTCGGCGCTGGAACTGCGCGACACGGTGCAGAACGCGCTGGAGCACAACCTGCTGCTGGAAAGCGACGCGGACCAGTCCGAGACGCAATTCCCCGACGTTGGCGAGCCTTCTGCGGAGGCGCCCGAGCAAGACCCGGCGGAAGCCGGCGATGCCGAAGAGCTGCCGTTGGCCGACATGGACAGTGCCGATCCTGCCTCCGCCCTGGGTGCGGGCGGAGAAGAGGACTGGCCCGAACCCGCCGCGCCGACCGGCGCCAGCCTGCAGGAGCATCTGCGTGCGCAGCTGGACCTCGCGCACCTGAGTGCCCACGACAAGGCCATCGGCGCATTGCTCATAGACAGCATCAACGACGACGGTTACCTGAGCGACGGCCTCGAGGAACTGCGCCTAGCACTCGGCGATCAGGGAGCTCGGCCGGAGCCCGAAGAAATGGATGCCGTGCTGCATCACCTGCAGGCCCTGGATCCGCCGGGCGTGGCGGCGCGCAACCTTGCCGAGTGCCTCGGCATCCAGCTGCGCCAGCAGCCGGCCACCCCGGCGCGCGACCTGGCGCTGCAGCTGGTGAGCAAGCATCTCGAGGATCTCGCGGCGCACGCGCATTCCCAGCTCGCGCGCCTGCTGAACGTGAGCGCGCAGGAGCTGGCCGCCGCCGTGGTCCTGGTGCAGTCGCTCAATCCGCGCCCGGGCACCGCCTTGGCTTCCAGCACCGTGGATTTCGTGATCCCGGACGTGGTGGTTTCACGGCGTGACGGCCGCTGGGTGGTGGAACTTAACCCCGAGACAGCGCCGCGCCTGCGCGTCAATGCCCTGTATGCCGCGGCGCTCGGACGGCGGCGCAACGGCGCGAATGCCGACCTGGGACGGCAGCTGCAGGAGGCGCGCTGGCTGGTACGCAGCCTGCGCATGCGCAACGAAACCCTGCTGCGCGTGGCGCGCAGCATCGTGCGCCGGCAGATGGAGTTTCTCAATCGCGGCGAGGAAGCCATGCGCCCGCTGATGCTCAAGGAAATCGCCGCCGAACTCAGCTTGCACGAATCCACCATCTCGCGGGTGGTGGCCAACAAATACCTGGCGGCGCCGCGCGGCACGCTCGCATTCCGGCACTTTTTTTCCAACGAATTGTCTACTGATGACGGCGGCGCATTGTCGGCTACCGCCACCCGCGCCCTGATCCGCAAACTGGTCGCCGGCGAGAATCCGCAACAGCCGCTGAGCGATGACCGCATTACCCGGGAACTCGTGAGCCGCGGCATCCGCGTGGCACGACGCACGGTCGCCAAGTACCGTGAGTCCATGGCCATACCCGCGGCTCACGAGCGCAAACGCGTGGCAACGCAGCGTCAACACGAGGAACGCAAGGAGTAAAGCATGCAAATCGACATTACCGGTCACCATGTGGATATCACCCCGGCGCTGCGCAACTACGTGCACGCCAAACTCGAGCGCTTGGCGCGACATTTCGATCACGTCACCGACATGCACGTGGTGCTCGCGGTAACCAAGCTGGAACACCGCGCCGAGGCCACCTTGCGCATCAACGGCGGCAAGCTGTTTGCCGACGCGGTGGAAAACGACATGTATGCCGCTATTGACGTACTCGGCGACAAGCTCGCGCGCCAGGTGACCAAACACAAGGAGAAGCTCAGCGATCACAGCGACCGCACGAGCGTGCGCACGGATGCAGTTCCCTAGGCGGTGAGATTGCCCATCCGCAGACCGCCAACCCGCACCGGCGAGCGACGGCGGCGGATTTTTTGCATTCCTGCCGCGGACAGGTATGCTGAGTGCATGAGCATCCACTACTGCCCGCTGCACGATATCGCATGCGCCTCATAATCCTGAGCGGCCTGTCCGGCTCCGGCAAATCCGTGGCCCTGCGCATGCTCGAGGACCTGGACTATTACTGTGTGGACAATCTCCCGGCGAGATTGCTGGAAGACTTTGTGCGCGTCACGCTGTTGAGCGGCGATCCCGCCTACGCCAGCATGGCCGTCGGCATAGACGCGCGCAATCTGCCCGACGACATCGCCGAAGTACCGCAGTCCGTGGCACGTGTGCGCGCCAAAGGGGTGGATTGCCGGATCGTATTCCTGCAGGCCGAAGACAGTGTGCTCATCAAACGCTACAACGAAAGCCACCGGCCGCATCCGCTGGCAGGCGCGGGCCGTTCGTTGCGCGAAGCCATCGATGCGGAACGCGAACTACTCGGACCCCTGGCGGACCATGCCGACCTGATTCTCGACACCTCGCGCACCTCGGTGCACGCGCTGAGAGAACTGGTGCGCGCGCGCATCCAGCGTGAAGCGCGCAAGCAATTGTCGCTGATGTTCCAGTCATTCGGCTA encodes:
- the lptC gene encoding LPS export ABC transporter periplasmic protein LptC, which produces MSARFAAGFLLLVLAAAGTWWLLRQVAPPGVPPPAPPTHVPDYTFTDATVTELDTQGQPHTVLRSPRMLHHPDDDSIEVFAPRIRYFISGSPPWDVAADHALLPSGNQRVELAGHVQMQHPADNGGPALVVQTDKMNVNLNTNIATTADPVEITQGGSRMTGVGLEAWLDDNRLLLQSQVRGAYVHQP
- the lptA gene encoding lipopolysaccharide transport periplasmic protein LptA — translated: MYTSRNWRWLVAAGLLCLAVSALALKTDRNQPINIQADHGDFTNDSKANTGTGVYTGHVLITQGSIRITADKAVLHMRNGEIQTADITGAPASFRQQPDSGALVTGTAAEITYNQNSNEVDLSGNAELHQGERLLTADVIHYNTSTEHVIALGGKSSERVHITIPPRAATHTPPA
- the kdsC gene encoding 3-deoxy-manno-octulosonate-8-phosphatase KdsC, coding for MPAVEERAARVQLAVFDVDGVFTDGRLYYGARGEQLKAFHVRDGHGIKLLLRHGLRVAVISGRRSPAVALRMRELGIRHLFQGRDDKLAVLQKLLQQFKLAWNQVACVGDDLVDLPLFESAGLAVAVADAQPEVRARAHHVTRTRGGEGAVREVCDLLLTARNRKA
- the petA gene encoding ubiquinol-cytochrome c reductase iron-sulfur subunit, whose translation is MSDEIDQSKRHFLTVATVVVGAIGVCVTAVPFVTSMNPSAKALALGGPTDIDYSKIEPGALIKAVWRNKPVWVVQRGQVALAELPKNDPLLRDPDSAEPQQPAYAKNGWRSIKPDLFVVVGICTHLGCSPLYVPQPGDPSVGPTWPGGFHCPCHGSLYDLAGRVFKNVPAPLNLPVPRHRYLNDKVVRIGEDPVDSHSTWTEPLVW
- the murA gene encoding UDP-N-acetylglucosamine 1-carboxyvinyltransferase; translation: MDKLFINGGRPLEGEIRISGAKNATLPILAATLLADSPVTIGNVPHLHDVTTTIELLGSMGVGVTIDEHMRIEVDPASIREFYAPYELVKTMRASILVLGPLVTKFGRADVSMPGGCAIGTRPVNLHISGLEAMGATIKVENGYIRAQAERLHGARILMDMVSVTGTENIMMAATLADGTTVIENAAREPEVVDLARCLVQMGAKIKGEGTDTVVVEGVKKLHGTQYNVLPDRIETGTYLCAGALTGGHVRVKDTRPELLEAVIAKLEETGAKVGKGRNWIEVDMQGRRPHAVDVRTAPYPAFPTDMQAQFTALNVVAEGTGTITETVFENRFMHVLEMQRMGADVRLEGNTAISQGVEHLTGAPVMATDLRASASLVLAGLVAQGETVVDRIYHIDRGYETIEEKLGQLGAKIRRVPA
- a CDS encoding glutathione S-transferase N-terminal domain-containing protein — encoded protein: MTLYSRATDPHCHRVRLVLAEKGIAMDIVNIEGSKLPEDLLELNPYNSVPTLVDRELALYEPRIIMEYLDERFPHPPLMPVDPVARARFRLALYRIERDWYALVDDIERSPGKPHLRARKLLREGLLAATDAFAVKPFFLSDEFSLVDCSLAPILWRLPRYEIDIPAQAKALQKYAERLFHRPAFKSSLTEAEREMRDDI
- a CDS encoding trypsin-like peptidase domain-containing protein, which translates into the protein MPMRTLAGALSFALRAVVVGLAIAFVVVYFHPSLLTGPGRLAPYGDAGSYASAVTASSTSVVNVFSARRTRAPQLPGAPLGRSDFDNLPPRVRTQTSLGSGVIVSPDGYILTNYHVISGAEAIQVGLADGRSAPARVVGVDPDTDLALIKIGLPGLRPIDMGRSDDLHVGDVVLAIGDPYGVGQTVTHGIVSALGRSQLGLSTFENFIQTDASINPGNSGGALVDVHGRLVGINTALFSPNGSSTGIGFAIPVNLARGVMQQLIAYGRVRRGYLGVEPQDITPQLAAAFRLNSTDGFIITSLAPNGPGSRAGLVPGDVIQSIDGKPVINSHDALDRIAGQPPGTLVTLGGVHQGKAFSVKVKIAERPVQASS
- a CDS encoding cytochrome c1, encoding MKNIIVCALLLALLPLAVRAQDEGVKLQAANVDVSNTASLQRGAKFFVNYCMGCHSAQYVRYNRVGQDLGLSDPQLESYLMFGGGKATDTMVSAMPQADAIKWFGVAPPDLSLESRIRGDDWIYTYLKSFYLDPKSATGVNNTVFPHVAMPDVLWELQGTQRAVFTTVKNPDGSSYQVFDHFEQVTPGKMTPAEFDKAARDITSFLAYMGDPVKLTSLTLGLRVIGFLVVFFIIAYLLKREIWKKVH
- a CDS encoding KpsF/GutQ family sugar-phosphate isomerase; this translates as MNRNDNASLLQHAIQVLQTEAAAVAALASRVDERFAAACRVLLECRGRAVVMGMGKSGHVASKIAATLASTGTPAFYVHPGEASHGDMGMITGGDVVLAVSNSGETAELLTLLPLIKRLGVKLLTLTGHPQSTLAKAADVNLDVSVAQEACPLNLAPTASTTAALAMGDALAVSLLEARGFTQEDFARSHPGGSLGRRLLLHVEDIMHTGSAVPAVAQDALLSAALMEMTHKGLGMTVIVDAKNHVAGIFTDGDLRRALDRELNVHRARIADVMTRNCTTVRGEVLAGEAIRIMNDKRITVLPVVDADNVLVGALHMHDLVRAGVV
- a CDS encoding cytochrome b N-terminal domain-containing protein; translation: MSSTWKKHVAEYYAPKNFNFWYFFGSIALLILVNQILTGIFLAMNYQPSATGAFASVEYIMRDVNWGWLLRYMHSVGASLFFVVVYLHMFRGVMYGSFKKPRELIWIFGVLIYVALMAEAFMGYLLPWGQMSYWGANVILSLFGAIPGIGNAIETWIKGDFGVSGITLNRFFALHVVAVPLVLLGLVLFHLIALHEVGSNNPDGVEIKKHKDPATGIPLDGIPFHPYYTMKDICGVIVFIAIFSAIIFFAPGMHGLFLEPSNFEPANPLKTPPDIHPLWYFGPYYAILRSIPNKDLGALALLVAIVILFFLPWLDRNPVKSIRYRGSLYRWVLVLFAVTFLVLGYIGMQLATLFWAEIGQRLSELYFLFFVAAWVYSRPRSRVFLISTFVVVMIIISLLDWMSWVPSIAHLKMWSWLIPFGYCVIFLLWPAVIPRLMQPKPVPERVRTKARHETHVGVAAE
- a CDS encoding BolA/IbaG family iron-sulfur metabolism protein, translating into MQGLPTAEVRVQSEDGTHFEALIIAEVFAGKRPLARHQMVYRALGERIGGEIHALSLRTLTPDEWQRQSAA